From Juglans regia cultivar Chandler chromosome 6, Walnut 2.0, whole genome shotgun sequence, the proteins below share one genomic window:
- the LOC109020125 gene encoding protein FAR-RED ELONGATED HYPOCOTYL 3-like, which yields MNALFDRYVHAKTNLKEFVDQFDNALRKKIENEISPDFHSFSVTIPCISRSPIEKRFQELYTNAKFREVQQQVMGVLDMDPSLLRRDGVKKTYLVEDEICVEEFTKHVTYYVDFNEEDCDVKCSCGLFQMKGILCRHVLAIFKCNGIKYLPDRYILDRWRKDIKRRYTLIQSTYEGGNQREDTNRYSSLLNICYRMITHAAGSKEHTEDATKKLYAMIDLYHGSQEPSSLT from the coding sequence atgaatgcattatTCGACAGATATGTTCATGCgaagacaaacttgaaggagtttGTCGACCAGTTTGACAATGCCTTGAGAAAGAAAATCGAGAATGAAATCAGTCCggacttccactcatttagCGTTACAATACCatgcatatctagatctccaatcGAGAAGAGATTCCAAGAGTTGTACACGAATGCAAAATTCAGGGAAGTTCAACAGCAAGTTATGGGTGTGCTCGATATGGATCCATCTCTACTTAGACGGGATGGTGTGAAGAAGACCTACTTGGTTGAAGATGAAATTTGTGTTGAGGAGTTCACAAAACATGTTACATATTATGTGGACTTTAATGAGGAAGATTGTGATGTTAAGTGTTCATGTGGGTTATTTCAAATGAAGGGGATACTGTGTAGGCATGTCTTGGCCATATTCAAATGTAACGGGATAAAGTACTTACCGGATAGGTATattttagatcgatggaggaaggacatcAAACGGAGATATACGTTAATCCAGAGTACCTATGAGGGAGGAAATCAACGGGAAGATACTAACAGATATTCAAGTCTGTTGAATATTTGTTATCGGATGATTACTCATGCAGCGGGTTCAAAAGAGCATACTGAAGATGCAACTAAGaagttatatgcaatgattgattTATATCATGGCTCCCAAGAACCCTCTTCTTTGACCTAA
- the LOC109020124 gene encoding protein FAR-RED IMPAIRED RESPONSE 1-like, with product MATSSGTTERFEEDTPGCREIEVSCSSSRVHEQSEEDRPDSGETGLSSAETPPLDQTDGGDIMEPKAGMEFDSFEELMSYYKLYAKKCGFGAMKQRSERDDEGSVRYVILGCARGGKAQNRTMNVAKSRPTGKTDCKARINALKVEGKMRLTTVHNTHNHGLTPQKSRFFRCNRKVSETVKRVLDTNDLAGIRMDKSFGSLVVGAGGFENLPFLEKDCRNYIDKARHLRLGAGGAGALRDYFCRMQYKNPGFFALMDLDDEGRLKNVFWIDPRSRAAYQDFGDVVTFDTTYLTNRYGMPFALFVGVNHHGQSILLGAGLISSEDIETFTWLFQTWLQCMDGIAPPAIITDQDRVMKNAIAIVFPKTRHRFCL from the coding sequence ATGGCTACAAGCTCCGGGACAACCGAAAGATTTGAAGAGGATACACCCGGGTGTAGGGAAATTGAAGTGTCTTGTTCCTCCTCTAGGGTTCATGAACAAAGTGAAGAGGATAGGCCAGATTCAGGGGAAACTGGCCTATCCTCTGCCGAGACACCTCCGTTAGACCAAACGGATGGTGGTGATATTATGGAGCCAAAAGCGGGGATGGAGTTTGATTCGTTTGAGGAATTAATGAGCTATTATAAGCTATATGCTAAAAAATGTGGGTTTGGAGCCATGAAACAAAGGAGTGAAAGGGATGATGAAGGGAGTGTCAGATATGTCATTCTTGGTTGTGCCCGTGGGGGGAAAGCTCAGAATAGGACAATGAATGTCGCCAAATCACGCCCGACAGGAAAGACTGACTGTAAAGCAaggattaatgccttaaaagttgagGGGAAAATGCGGTTGACCACAGTTCATAATACCCACAATCACGGACTGACTCCACAGAAATCACGTTTCTTCCGATGTAATCGCAAAGTTAGTGAGACTGTAAAACGGGTACTAGATACTAACGACCTAGCTGGTATTCGAATGGACAAGAGTTTTGGATCTCTTGTTGTGGGTGCGGGGGGATTTGAGaacctcccatttttggaaaaagattgtcGCAATTACATCGATAAGGCAAGACATCTACGACTTGGagcaggtggtgctggagcgctTCGAGACTATTTTTGTAGAATGCAGTACAAGAACCCCGGATTCTTTGCCttgatggatttggatgatgaggGGAGGTTAAAGAATGTCTTTTGGATAGATCCACGCAGTAGGGCAGCTTATCAAGATTTTGGTGATGTTGTAACGTTTGACACCACGTACTTGACAAACAGATACGGGATGCCCTTTGCTCTATTTGTGggtgtaaaccatcatgggCAGTCCATTCTCTTGGGAGCAGGGTTAATTTCCAGTGAGGACATAGAGACTTTTACATGGTTATTTCAGACTTGGctgcagtgtatggatggtatagccCCGCCAGCTATTATTACTGACCAAGACAGAgtaatgaaaaatgcaattgccATTGTATTTCCAAAAACTAGACATAGATTTTGCCTCTGA